The Oncorhynchus mykiss isolate Arlee chromosome 5, USDA_OmykA_1.1, whole genome shotgun sequence DNA window TCTCCACACACCCTCGTTTACCTAGAAGACGCAAACACACAATCTCCACACACCCTGGTACACCTAGAAGACGCAGACACACAAACTCCACACACCCTCGTACACCTACAAGACGCAGACACACGTATCTCCACACACCCTCGTACACCTAGAAGACGCAGACACACGTATCTCCACACACCCTCGTACACCTAAAAGGCGCAGACACACAATCTCCACACACCCTCGTACACCTAGAAGACGCAGAGACACGTATCTCCACACACCCTCGTACACCTAGAAGACGCAGACACACAATCTCCACACACCCTCGTACACCTACAAGACGCAGACACACGTATCTCCACACACCCTCGTACACCTAGAAGacgcagacacacatacacttgCCAAGGCCATGAGGAAGGTGTGTGATCGTGCTGTGCATCTGAAAACGCTTATGAAGCAGTGTAACTCCCTAGACAGAAACACAACAGTATCTTTCCTGGCCCGATATGTTCATTCGCTACACTTGTACTGTTTTctcagtatacagtatgtcatgACATTATTATATGATTGATTATATGAGGGACATAGAGGGCAGCCTACTGATGGGATTTGAAGTCCTCTCAGTTATACAACTGAGGTTAAGCCTGCACTATATGTTTCtttttgacctctgacctgttgCTTTCCAGACAACATACTTCTACACCATCAGTCAAGTGTACACCGCTGGATATGCCACCTCCCTCGTCTCCCTCATATCAGCCATCTTTGTCTTCACTGTGTTCAGGTAACACTAGGACATACTCAGTCCAATATTTATTCcttagatacacacagatacatgaTAAAGCTGTGATGACAAATAGATAACACTGGAAGACTGGATTGCGGTCACATAGGCATTATAGTTCAATATGGACCCTCTAACATGACAGGAAATGAGGTCAGTCTAACAGGAAGTTGACTCTCCTGTACAGGAAGTTCCACTGTACCAGGAACTACATCCACATCAACCTATTTTCCTCATTCATCCTGAGAGCCAGTGCCGTTTTCATCAAGGACGGAGTTCTGTTCGCTGATGAGAACCTGGACCACTGCTTCATGTCCACCGTGAGTGTCATGCTGTCATCAACAAGCGACACAAACTATACTGGACTTACTGTCTTAATACTATTTGTAACTCCCTGTCACACCTTCACCTGTTATATCACCATATATTTAGATATTCTATACCATATCTATATTACTGTCATGTAAGTTCATATAGTGTATACCACCGATTTCTACTAAGTTCCTGTGGCTTTATAGGTCTGTCTTCATCCGTGCACTTTCCTCTTTTGAATGTCATTGCCTTCAGATGTATGACTCATCTTGTTGTATGGGAAAAGCATCAGAGGGTGCTGTGAACGCTATCTGACTAGAGCACATTTTAGCTCATTGAAATGAATCTGTGAGAGACAGCGAGTCGAGACTTTCTCCTCCAAATAATTTTATGCTAAAACATTGGCCTGCTTCTAAAAAGAGTGAGTCGTCCAGTCGACTTTGGTCCTTTTCTGTGGCAGTGAGGCCATTGGATCAGAATATCAGTGGTGACTCATTAAGAcgttcagcacgcttatagggaaggacattcaacaagcacagcacttacacaaatgactgatgtttggctgagagaaatggatgataaaaagattgtgggggatgttttgttagacttcagtgaggCTTtcgacattatcgatcatagtctgctgctggaaaagcATAATTATCATGGCTTTACACCCTCTGCTATAACGTGGATAAAgtgttacctgtctaacagaacacagagggtgttctttaatggaagtttCTCCAACATAACCCagatagaatcaggaattccccagggcagctgtctaggcccattacttttttcaatctttactaatgaaatGCCACTGGCTTTGACTAAAGTGTCTAAGTATGCAGAATAAGATAGTCCTAACTGCAACTCTTAACAAAGAACtgtagttagtttcagagtgggtggcaaggaataagtcagtcctaaatatttctaaaactaaaagcattgtatttgggacaaaacattcactaaaccataaacctcaactaaatcttgtaataaataatgtggaaatggagcatgttgagatgactaaactgcttggagttaccctggattgtaaactgtcatggtcaaaacatagtgatacaacagtagctaagataggGAGAAgaatgtccataataaagcactgctctaccttcttaccaacactatcaacaaggcaggtcctgcaggttctagtttctaccttcttaacaacactatcaacaaggcaggtcctgcaggttctagtttctaccttcttaccaacactatcaacaaggcaggtcctacaggctctagtttctaccttcttaacaacactatcaacaaggcaggtcctgcaggttctagtttctaccttcttaccaacactatcaacaaggcaggtcctacaggctctagtttctaccttcttaacaacactatcaacaaggcaggtcctacaggctctagtttctaccttcttaacagcactatcaacaatgcaggtcctacaggccctagtttctaccttcttaacaacactatcaacaagacaggtcctacaggctctagtttctaccttcttaacaacactatcaacaaggcaggtcctacaggctctagtttctaccttcttaacaacactatcaacaaggcaggtcctacaggctctagtttctaccttcttaacaacactatcaacaatgcaggtcctacaggcccaagtttctaccttcttaacaacactatcaacaaggcaggtcctacaggccctagttttgtcacacctggactactgttcagtcgtgtggtcaggtgccacaaaaagtgactttgcagttggctcagaacagggcagcacgactggcccttggatgtacacagagagctaatattaataatacgcatgtcaatctctcctggctcaaagtagaggagaaatGGACTGCAttactacttgtatttatgagaggtataccgtgaaatgcttacttacaagaccttaaccaacggTGCAGTTcgagaagagttaagaaaatattgttttggtgctactcgctgtttatcatctattcatagtcacttcacccctacctacatgtataaattacctcaactaacctgtacccccgcacattgcgTAGGGGTgtcaatctggccctcataccatcatggccacctaaacATCCTCAGCGTCCAATTGGCTcactcatcccccctcctctcccctgtaactattccccaggtcgttgctgtaaatgagaatgtgttcttcgtcaacttacctggtaaaataagtgtaaaataacaaataaaagagCTGAGAAAACTCTGATATTGATGTTgctatatggtgtgtgtgtgtactgtagatggCGTGTAAGTCAGCGGTGGCCTTCTTCCAGTTTAGCATCCTGGCTAACTACTTCTGGTTGCTGGTGGAGGGCATGTACCTCCAGACCCTCCTGGCCCTCACCTTCGTCTCACACAAGAAGTACTTCTGGTGGTACACACTCATCGGCTGGGGTAGGTGACCTTCTCCTTTTTACTTTCTCCatgtcctcatctctctccttcttttctcCTTCCCTTTGTCCTTCTCTTTTTACGTCTTTCCCCCTGTACTTCTCTCTTTACGTACTTCTCTCTCCTCAGCAACTCAAAGAGGAATGGTTTAGTAAGGACACCTAGCTGATATTGTCCTCTGCATCTGTTAGGTCTCCCAACTACAATACTGTTGGTGTGGGTTCTGACACGCAACTTCTATGATAACCGAGGGTAAGGATAGAAACTTATGTTTACTATAATCTTACTCTGAATTGATATTGTCATGTGGCCTATATACATGAATACTAATGTCTTGTTggtggttggaataatactgtactgtataatatcatGTGGTTCTGTCCTGATGTAGTTGCTGGGACGACACTGATGTGGCCTTCATCTGGTGGATCATCAAAGGGCCAATAACAGCATCACTACTGGTGAttggcctaaccctaacctaaccctaacctaacttgACGCTAACCCTggtttcatgtccacatcccagttcttCCTAACCCAACTCCAACCCAAATCCTAACTCCACTCTAACCCTAATCCACCCAGTGTTGTAAAGTATCCAGCCctaactcctcctcttcctcctcttcctccactgctCCAGGTCAACTTCATCATCTTCATCAACGTGATCCGTATTCTGGTACAGAAGCTCAAATCTCCAGGCGTGGGGGGCCACGACACTGGCCACTTCATGTGAGTCTcagagaagcacacacacacacacacacacacacacacacacacacacacacacacacacacacacacacacacacacacacacacacacgtgtaaaggtGGTTTGGTGAGCCAGACACAAAGACATTATTGTGACTCTTATCTGtttatattagctgactcagCGTCCTCATTGTCTagtatcctgagtttccacccctcgttaacaaccccccccccccctccctagtGTGCTAATATAACATTGTGCCATgccatacctctctctctttctctctctctttctctctctctctctctctctctctctctctctctctctctctctgtgtgcaggAGGCTGGCTAAATCCACTCTGTTCCTGATCCCTCTGTTTGGGATGCACTACATGGTGTTTGCCTTCCTACCAGAGAACACAGGAGAGGAGGCCCGTATCTTCATAGAGCTGGGCCTGGGATCCTTTCAGGTAGGGGTGTGGTAGGGGTGTGGTAGGGGTGTGGTAGGGGCGTGGTAGGGGAGTGGTAGGGGTGTGGCAGGGGTGTGGTAGGGGCGTGGTAGGGGTGTGGTAGGGGCGTGGTAGGGGCGTGGTAGGGGCGTGGTAGGGGTGTGGTAGGGGCGTGGTAGGGGTGTGGTAGGGGCGTGGTAGGGGCGTGGTAGGGGTGTGGTAGGGGTGTGGTAGGGGCGTGGTAGGGGTGTGGTATGGGCGTGGTAGGGGCGTGGTAGGGGTGTGGTAGGGGTGTGGTAGGGGCGTGGTAGGGGTGTGGTAGGGGCGTGGTAGGGGCGTGGTAGGGGTGTGGCTGTGTGCCTGCGTGCCTGCACACGTGGTTTGGGTGTGCCACTACTGCCTAGGGGAATGTGTGTTCCAAAGTAAGGTACATTTGACATGCAGCTAGTTCATATAACTGTAAAACTCACTTTGTATTCCTTCTTCTTcctcagggctttgtggtggctcTGCTCTACTGTTTCCTAAATGGAGAAGTAAGCAGTAACCAACATAATTACAATGACATAATTAGAATCTAGGATTACAGTGATTTTGATTGAATAACTCGCAGTGTTCTTACTGCAGAGATAAATAGCCCAAATAGCCCTTCGTTTCTGATTGACTGCTATCTCAAGTCTCTGATGTCAAGATTATTTTATGTACTGAACGCTGTGTACAGACCTCTCAATGTGCTTTCAAATGACagagtgctctctctctttctctctctctctgtgtgtgtgtttgtgcctgtgtgcgtgcatgcatatgcgcgcgtgtgtgtgtgtgcgtgcgtatgcatgtgtgtgtgtgcattcgtgtGTCCAGGTGCAGGCAGAGCTGAAGAAGCATCTATGGAAGTGGCAGATTCAGGGTTATCTGCGCTACAGTAGGAGAAGACGTACCCTCTTCACAGAGAGCTCCACTGTCACACAGATCTCTGTTCTGGAGAAGTCCTCCCCCAAGGAGCTGCCCTGCAtcggcgacacacacacactcacacacatcgacaaacacacactcacacacacttctgtcccgagctgtgctgacacacaaacactcacacacactgacacacaaacactcacacacagctcTGTCTCAATCTGTGACGACacaaacactctcacacacaacacagactcactcacacacaactcaacAGTCTGAGAGAACAAAAAATCCCgctatctctctctattcccaATCCTCCCTCTTCttttcttcctcccctctctcaagGATGGACTACACCTTGACTCTGCAGTCCCCAAAATCTCAGATAGGCCTCTCAGTCTAGAGAGATCTAAATGTTGTTCCatagactgagctgtctgttgtgttgactcactggcttggctgtgtggctccatagactgagctgtctgttgtgttgactcactggcttggctgtgtagttccatagactgagctgtctgttgtgttgactcactggcttggctgtgtggctccatagactgagctgtctgttgtgttgactcactggcttggctgtgtggctccatagactgagctgtctgttgtgttgactcactggcttggctgtgtggttccatagactgagctgtctgttgtgttgactcactggcttggctgtgtagttccatagactgagctgtctgttgtgttgactcactggcttggctgtgtatttccatagactgagctgtctgttgtgttgactcactggcttggctgtgtggttccatagactgagctgtctgttgtgttgactcactggcttggctgtgtggctccatagactgagctgtctgttgtgttgactcactggcttggctgtgtagttccatagactgagctgtctgttgtgttgactcactggcttggctgtgtggctccatagactgagctgtctgttgtgtTGACTCACTGGCTTGGCTGTATAGTTCCatagactgagctgtctgttgtgttgactcactggcttggctgtgtggctccatagactgagctgtctgttgtgttgactcactggcttggctgtgtggctccatagactgagctgtctgttgtgttgactcactggcttggctgtgtagttccatagactgagctgtctgttgtgttgactcactggcttggctgtgtggctccatagactgagctgtctgttgtgttgactcactggcttggctgtgtagttccatagactgagctgtctgttgtgttgactcactggcttggctgtgtggctccatagactgagctgtctgttgtgttgactcactggcttggctgtgtggctccatagactgagctgtctgttgtgttgactcactggcttggctgtgtggctccatagactgagctgtctgttgtgttgactcactggcttggctgtgtagttccatagactgagctgtctgttgtgttgactcactggcttggctgtgtagttccatagactgagctgtctgttgtgttgactcactggcttggctgtgtggctccatagactgagctgtctgttgtgttgactcactggcttggctgtgtagttccatagactgagctgtctgttgtgttgactcactggcttggctgtgtagttccatagactgagctgtctgttgtgttgactcactggcttggctgtgtagctccatagactgagctgtctgttgtgtTGACTCACTGGATTGGCTGTGTAGTTCCatagactgagctgtctgttgtgttgactcactggcttggctgtgtagttccatagactgagctgtctgttgtgttgactcactggcttggctgtgtagttccatagactgagctgtctgttgtgtTGACTCACTGGATTGGCTGTGTGGCTCCatagactgagctgtctgttgtgtTGACTCACTGGATTGGCTGTGTGGCTCCatagactgagctgtctgttgtgtTGACTCACTGGATTGGCTGTGTATTTCCatagactgagctgtctgttgtgtTGACTCACTGGATTGGCTGTGTGGCTCCatagactgagctgtctgttgtgtTGACTCACTGGATTGGCTGTGTATTTCCatagactgagctgtctgttgtgtTGACTCACTGGATTGGCTGTGTATTTCCatagactgagctgtctgttgtgttgactcactggcttggctgtgtagttccatagactgagctgtctgttgtgtTGACTCACTGGATTGGCTGTGTATTTCCatagactgagctgtctgttgtgtTGACTCACTGGATTGGCTGTGTGGCTCCatagactgagctgtctgttgtgtTGACTCACTGGATTGGCTGTGTATTTCCatagactgagctgtctgttgtgtTGACTCACTGGATTGGCTGTGTATTTCCatagactgagctgtctgttgtgtTGACTCACTGGATTGGCTGTGTAGTTCCatagactgagctgtctgttgtgttgactcactggcttggctgtgtagttccatagactgagctgtctgttgtgttgactcactggcttggctgtgtagttccatagactgagctgtctgttgtgtTGACTCACTGGATTGGCTGTGTGGCTCCatagactgagctgtctgttgtgtTGACTCACTGGATTGGCTGTGTAGTTCCatagactgagctgtctgttgtgtTGACTCACTGGATTGGCTGTGTAGTTCCatagactgagctgtctgttgtgttgactcactggcttggctgtgtagttccatagactgagctgtctgttgtgttgactcactggcttggctgtgtagttccatagactgagctgtctgttgtgttgactcactggcttggctgtgtagttccatagactgagctgtctgttgtgttgactcactggcttggctgtgtagttccatagactgagctgtctgttgtgttgactcactggcttggctgtgtagttccatagactgagctgtctgttgtgttgactcactggcttggctgtgtggttccatagactgagctgtctgttgtgttgactcactggcttggctgtgtagttccatagactgagctgtctgttgtgttgactcactggcttggctgtgtggttccatagactgagctgtctgttgtgtTGACTCACTGGATTGGCTGTGTGGCTCCatagactgagctgtctgttgtgtTGACTCACTGGATTGGCTGTGTAGTTCCATAGACTGAGCTGTCTATTGTGTTGACTCACTGGCTTGGCTGTGTGGTTCCatagactgagctgtctgttgtgtTGACTCACTGGATTGGCTGTGTAGTTCCatagactgagctgtctgttgtgttgactcactggcttggctgtgtggttccatagactgagctgtctgttgtgtTGACTCACTGGATTGGCTGTGTGGCTCCatagactgagctgtctgttgtgtTGACTCACTGGATTGGCTGTGTGGCTCCAtacactgagctgtctgttgtgtTGACTCACTGGCTTGGCTGTATAGTTCCatagactgagctgtctgttgtgttgactcactggcttggctgtgtagttccatagactgagctgtctgttgtgttgactcactggcttggctgtgtggctccatagactgagctgtctgttgtgttgactcactggcttggctgtgtagttccatagactgagctgtctgttgtgttgactcactggcttggctgtgtggctccatagactgagctgtctgttgtgtTGACTCACTGGATTGGCTGTGTGGCTCCatagactgagctgtctgttgtgtTGACTCACTGGATTGGCTGTGTAGTTCCatagactgagctgtctgttgtgtTGACTCACTGGATTGGCTGTGTGGCTCCatagactgagctgtctgttgtgttgactcactggcttggctgtgtagttccatagactgagctgtctgttgtgttgactcactggcttggctgtgtagttccatagactgagctgtctgttgtgttgactcactggcttggctgtgtagttccatagactgagctgtctgttgtgttgactcactggcttggctgtgtggctccatagactgagctgtctgttgtgtTGACTCACTGGATTGGCTGTGTAGTTCCatagactgagctgtctgttgtgtTGACTCACTGGATTGGCTGTGTGGCTCCATAGACTGAGGAAGAGTAATACAAAAAAAAGCTAACTATCCCAATGGCCACAGATTGACCAGATTCCCAAAT harbors:
- the LOC110523020 gene encoding pituitary adenylate cyclase-activating polypeptide type I receptor; the encoded protein is MLLTKTSSLKWIRALYAIWLHLTVWETMEAIHPDCALVSHHMKSQESCIHTRRQEGRNRSARTGCRTEWDEIRCWSRAEVGQIVNVSCSDVSQLFANKGYIFRNCTKAGWTELYPTYEEACEFADESETGSETTYFYTISQVYTAGYATSLVSLISAIFVFTVFRKFHCTRNYIHINLFSSFILRASAVFIKDGVLFADENLDHCFMSTMACKSAVAFFQFSILANYFWLLVEGMYLQTLLALTFVSHKKYFWWYTLIGWGLPTTILLVWVLTRNFYDNRGCWDDTDVAFIWWIIKGPITASLLVNFIIFINVIRILVQKLKSPGVGGHDTGHFMRLAKSTLFLIPLFGMHYMVFAFLPENTGEEARIFIELGLGSFQGFVVALLYCFLNGEVQAELKKHLWKWQIQGYLRYSRRRRTLFTESSTVTQISVLEKSSPKELPCIGDTHTLTHIDKHTLTHTSVPSCADTQTLTHTDTQTLTHSSVSICDDTNTLTHNTDSLTHNSTV